AAGGCCCTCGGCCGACTGCTGGGGTTCTAACAACATGTACGAAAAGGTGGGGCGGGCGTCTCGCCCGCCGTTCGGGCGCAGCCAGTAACGCCACGCCAACTTCATCGACAGACACTTGTGGACCCCGAAAGCACACACCTATGCGATCTTTAGCTGCCGCCCTGTCCGTGCTGCTCCTCCTCGCCGCCGTGTCCTGCACCGGCCACAACGAAACCACCCAATCCCCGGATCTATCCACGGAGCAACCCCCCGCCCAACGCGCCCTCACCGGCCAAGTCCTGCTCCCCGCAGGCGAAGGCCCACGCGGCGTCGAGCTGTGGATCACCACCCAAACCCAAGACCAGCCCCCCGACGACCACTGGGTGCGCTTCGACGAAGCCGGCCGATTCGAACACCCGCTCCCGCCCGGCAGGCAACTCACAAACCTCACTCTCTCCGCGGCCGGCACCGATGTGTTCCTACTCGAAACAGACGCCTTCCCCGACGCCGACGACGCCGGCACAATCGGCCTCGGCACGATCGACCTGCGCGACCGCCTCATCCCCCACAAGCTCACCCTCCGCGCCGCCCAGGGCGCACCCCAAGGCGATATCCGCGCCGCCCTCTGGCCCGGCCCGCCCCCCACCGGCCCGCGCGGCGGGTCCGTCTCCCTCGGCTCCGCCCAGTTCCCCACCCTCACCCTCGGCGACGAAACCCAATGGCTCCTGCCCCCCAACGCCACCACCATCTACCTCCTCGTCGAACGCCCCGCCAACAACGCCCGAGGCCGCAACTGGCGCAGCGGATACCAACAACAATTCGGCCCCTACACCACCAACAACTTCCCCAACGAACTCCACATCGCCGGCGACTAATCCCCACCCCCGGAAGCCACTCCAACGCGCCTGAGCGCTACAAGAACAGGGTCGATCGCCCCAAAACGAAGGTAGAACGCGACACAATCTGGGTAGATCACCGCTTCCACGAGGGAGATCGCCGCAGTCACGGGGTCCAACGCAGCACAATCAGACAAACACGCCGCATTCCCATCCCGCCAATCCCGCGGCTTCGCAGACTCAGCCCCCGCCGCGCTACCGCCGACGGCGACGCGATGTGCAGAGCAGCAGGACGGCCAGCCCCGCAAATGTGCCCGGCTCGGGGACGTTGCCGCCGGGCGGTGTGCCGTTGCCCCAGTTCGCGAGGACGACGTTCAGGTCCGCCTCGTTGACCAGCCCATCGCCGGTCCAGTCGCCGGAAAGCAGATCGTAGTTGCTCACCGAATCACCCCAGTTGGCGAGCAGGATGTCAAGGTCGCTTACTCCAACGAATCCATCGCGGTCTAGGTCGCCTTCAATCAAGTCGAACAACGACGCGAAGTAAATGTCAGAGATCACGACTTCTGAATCTACTGTTGAGAAGGAGTCCAATCGAAACGCGAGTTCATACTCCCCTGCAGCAGTCGCTATAGGTAAGCCAAAGAAGTACTCGTAGCCGTCCTCAAACGCGATGCGCTCATCGACTGTTCCAAGCAACGTGCCATCCAGATACACCGATAGGAGGCCTTCTGCGCCCTCCAAGCTTGTAAAGTCTGTTGTAAAAAACAAGCTGTCAAAATTGCCATCCAAGGTTACGAGTGAGGTAATCCACACAGGGATATCACTTCGTGTCGAGGAATCTGTACGTAGCGTGGTGGTGGCCCCATCGAACTCGATCAGATCAGTGCTGGAAAGATAAGAAGGCAGTGACTCAAGACTCAGTGCTTGAGAGCTATTAAAACTGATCGGAGGGAGGGTAGGTCCGACATCGCCTACTAGGGCGACTGAACCACCTTGAACCAATTCGATCCCATCCACAAAAGTTCCGTACTCAGGCAATGAGCCAGTAATGACGGATTGATTGAATCCCCAACTGCCACCCGGAGACGAGATAGTAGTTGCATACCATTTTACTGGCCAGTTATGGTTAGCATTCAACTGAGTTGGTGCCAAGATATGAGACCCGGGGCTTCCGTCTACATCAGTAACAACGACATTCATTGCATGTTCTAGTATTGATCCCGTTGTTTCGTAAACATACGAGCCAATTCCATCCCGTAGTACAGTTTCGAAGTGTTGTCGCATCGGGTGATCTTCGGCCATGTCTAGTATAGCTTCGGCTAAGATCGGGTCAACAACATCTAAGCGGCCGATATCTTCTGGGCTTCGATCTACATAGTGTTCAGCATAGTCAGCAGTATCGCCTAGCTCACCGATCAAAAATTGGGTGTTAAATGCGTCGAGAAATGTGACCTGAACATCGATTTCCGGACGATTAGACTCGATGTAGTCTGCGGCGGCATCGATCAGCCATGCTCCTGCGCTGTGTGCCACCAGATGTACTGAGGTAACATCGCTATTCACAATGGAACATCCGAGACGGTGCCCTTCAGATATTGCACGAGATGCAGCTACACTGGGAACTACATAAGTTTGCTCAATGATAGGTAGAGGTAAAAGTTCTTCGCTCCCGTTGGAGGCCGTCCAGTCATAACCAATCACACTGGTGTCGGTTCCATCAAACTGACCATGCAGGTACAACTGCATCTCATGCCAATCTGTATCATTCGAATCCGTATAGATAAAGTCTTCTTGCGGGGTCGCCCACCCGTGGGTGTAAACCACAGCGGATGTGCTATCACCAAAATCAACAGATGAAGCATCACATGGGGGCTGTATTGTTCCAGGCGGCTGTGTGGGTGTGCTCCACGCAGACATAATCTCCACCGCATCGATATCGACACCTTCATGGCCCGAAGGCGCGTGCGGTGTGGTGTTGACAATCTGTACATATTGCGCCTGATTGATTCCGGCAGAAGCGAGATCGAATGAGGCGACTGTGCTGGCGTTTGCAGGATTGCCGCCGGAGTTCGCGCCGAGGTAGGTCCTGATCCCGTTGTTGATGACATAGACTTCGAAGTCTTCGCCTACGCTGTAATTGCCGTAGTGGATGGCTATATCGTCGCCGGGGCGATCTACCGCGACACCGCCGAAACTCACCGTCACACGGCCGTACGGATGAGTGGGGTTGCTGGGGCTGTTCGATGTGAAATCTGCGAGACCGGCACCGGTTGCAGCCACATGGTCCGGTAGACCAAGGATCAGGTTCGGGTTGTTGCCGGGGCCGACTTCCGTGGTGAGTGGTTCGTAGATGTCATTCGCGAAGAGGGAGTTGCCGTTGCCTTCGGAGTACTCAATGATGTAGTGGTTGGAAGAAGTCCCGGGGACGTCGTTCCACATGCCGGGCGGTGCGTTGTTGTAGATGCCGTAGGGGTAGAATCTGGCTGTATCCTCCGCACCGTTCAAACCGTTTGAGGGGGAGCCCTCACGCCAATTCAGATAAGTTACCGGCTCACCAGTTACCCAAACATATCCCCCGTCGGGCTCCGGCGAGCCGGGGGGTTGATACAGGCCGATCCATGGATTCATCGTGGGGATCGGGTTAGGGTGGGTGTTGGTTACGACGCTATTGACAAATGCATTTTCCTCGGCGGAATGGATTGTAGCCAGGTGACCGCCTAGGCTCTCGGCGTAAGATTGCGCCTGCCAGAAGGTCAATGGGTTGGAATCCACCAGTTGATACCACGAGCCGTTGTAGTATTCCCAATCAGAATCGGCGTGGGCATTCCCCCCGACACCGGCAAGCAGGGCGATGAGCAGAACGCGGGTGGGCAGGCGGGTCATGCTGGGGCTCCTGAGAAGATGGCGAATCGGTGTCAGCAATGCGGGTTCATACAGAGATTCGTAAACGGCGGCAGGATGCTGCGCAGGTTCTTGGGGATTTCTCTATTTTTCGCAGCACCCCCACACAGACGGGCTGAAACGGGCGATTCCCAAGACCGAGTCTACCCGAAAGGTGGGCAGAATCAAGGCCCGCTTTGTATCTACGGTTTCACGAGCCGTCCATCCGCTCCGCCAGTTCCAGCCGAAGGGCCTCCACGGTTTGTTGGAGGTGTTCGAGGGCTTGTTTGGGTTTTTGGTTGAGCAGGGTTTCGGCGGGGATGGGGGGGCCGTATTGGCAGGTGATGCGGCCGAAGGGTTTGGGGAGTTTTTTGGTGCGGGGCCAGCATTCGTAGGCGCCTTCGAGGGCGACGGGGATGATGGTGGGTTTGGCGCGTTTGATGATGAGCATGAGGCCGGGCTCGAAGGGCTCGGTCTGGCCGGTGAGGGTGCGTGCGCCTTCGGGGAAGATGAGCAGGGCGTGGTTTTGTTTGAGGATGTCGATGCAGCGTTTCATGGTGGAGGCGTCGGGCTTGTCCTGGTCGACGGGGATGGCGTTGAGCGAGTCCATGAGGAGGCCGAGGGTTTTGGAGTTCCACAGGGTCTTGCGGGCCATGGCGTAGAACTGCCGGTGGGAGGAGCCGATGCCGGCGATGATGGGGTCGAGCATGGACTGGTGGTTGCAGACGAAGAGGACGGGCCCGGTGCGAGGGATGTGGTGTTGGCCGAAGAACCGGAAGCGGTAGCAGACGGCGAACCAGACGACGCAGAGGGCGTGGCAGCAATGCCACCAGAGGATGCGGGTGAGCGGGTGGCCGGGCTGGCGTTGTTGGAGGTGTTTGAGGAGGGGCATGGGTGTTGGGGGAATGCACGAATGTCGAATGCGCGAATGTCGAAGGAATGTCCAATGACCAAGTCTAAATGACCCATGCGGGGAGTACCAGACGCTTCACGGACTCAGCGTCGGCGTGGGGCTTGTTGACTATTGATCTTGTTGCGCAGCGTTGATTGTCTCGACGAATGCCTTGAAATCATCGTGGTCTCGCCCGGCAGGAACAACAACCTCACTCCCAGTCGCTGGAATACTCACATCAAAGGTCTCGGTTACCCACTTCTGAAAATCTGGATTGATTCCATCATCTTCATACGGCGGTGCGGACAGGTCCTCGAAACCGATTTCTTCGTAACCCACGGAAAGAAGTCTGATGAAGTCTTTCATGCTTCCTGCGAGAACCCTCAGCGCGTCGCCCTCGGAACCCATGTGGACGATCGGTTCTCGGCCGTCTGGCTGCCTCCATATGCAATAGAGCGATCCGTCTGCACCGGCTCCAAACTGAGCAAGTCGATCATCTGCGGCATGTGTGCCAAACCACCAGTAGATTGCTTCGCCATCGTCGGCACGCAGCTCGAAATAGCCGCTGATCGGGTAGCCGTTGTTTTCGCTCCACTCGCAGAGCAGCGCTAGCTCGGGCGGGAAACCAATCGTATCCGGAAAGCCCTTCTGAATAGCGTTTTTCAATTCACTCATTTTGCATCACGAAAGGTGTCACACCCCGACCTTGGCCTTCTCTTTGACGTGCCGGTGCAGCTCGGCGAGGACTTGGTCGAGCGTCATGTCGCTGGTGTCGATGTTGATGGCGTTGTCGGGGCAGATGAGGGGGCCGTCGGCTCGGGCGGCGTCTTTGTGGTCGCGTTCGAGGATGTTGCGGCGGATGGCGTCGACGTTGGCGGGCTTGCCCATCTGTCTGAGCTGGTCGGCGCGGCGGCGGGCGCGGACGGCGGGGTTGGCGTCCAAGTAGAACTTGACTTGTGCGTCGGGGAAGACGACGGAGCCCTGGTCGCGGCCTTCGGTGACGAGGCGGGGGTGTTCGCGGCCGATGCGGCGTTGGTTTTCGACGAGGACCTGTCGGACGCCGGCGAGCTTGGCGACGTCGGAGACGGCGTTGGAGACGTCCATGTCGCGGAGCCGGTCGGTCATGTCGGTATCGCGGACGTACAGCCGGGGCGGGTCGGTGGCCCAGTCGAAGTGGAGCGGGCAGTTTCTTGCGAGTTCGACGACGTAGTAGGGCTCTTCGGCGATGTCGATGCCGCGTTCGATGGCCTTGGCGGCGAGGCCGCGGTACATCGCGCCGGTATCGAGGAAGTCGACGCCGAGGAGTGCCGCGAGCTGCTGGGCGAGGGTGGACTTGCCCGAGCCGGCGGGGCCGTCGATGGTGACGATGAGTTGGTCGGGGGTGGCGGAGGTCACGGTCGGATGATAGCGGATGCCGAGTGGTGGTTGGGAGGCAAACCTGTGGAATGCACGAATGTCGAATGCGCGAATGTCGAAGGAATGACCAATGGCGAAATCCAAATGCGGAAGGTGAGGGTCGAGACTTTCCGGGGGGAGATCCGCACCTTCGCGTTGCTCAGGTACGGCTTGGGGAGCGGGGTGTTTTCATTGGGAATTGGGCATTGGGATTTCTTTCGGCATTCGTCCTTCGTGCATTGGGCATTTCTACCTCAGCCGGTTGTGCCAGCCCTGGACGAGTTCGCGTTTGAGGAAGAGGTAGTAGAGCCGGCCTTCGATAGCGAGGACGCCGGCCTGCTCCTCGGCGACGGGGCCGATGCCGAAGTAGAGGTCGGCGCGGCCCGGGGCGCGGATGGCGCCGCCGGTGTCCTGGTCGAGCATGAGCTGGTTGATGGGGCCGCCGTTGTTGGTGCGCTGGGTTCTTACGAGGACGACGGCACCGGGCGGATAGACCTCTTTGTCGGTGGCGAGGGAGCGCCGGCCCTCGACGCGGAAGCCCAGCGACCCGGCGGGCCAGTCGGTGGCGTCGTACTCTTTGAAGAAGATGAAGCGGTCGTTGCGTTGGATGTAGCGTTCGAGCTCGGCGGGGTTTTGCTGGAAGAAGCGTCGGATGGTGGGCATGGAGACGGTGTTGGCGTCGAGCTTTCCGTCGGCGACGAGCTGTCGGCCGATGGATGTGTAGTCGTAGCCGTTGTTGCCGTCGTAGCCGACGAGGAGCTCGGTGCCGTCGGTCATGTTGAGTTTGGCGCTGCCGTTGACCTCGATGGTGTAGGCGTCGAGTCGTGAGGGGAGGTAGACGAGTTCGCCGCCTTGGAGGAGGTTTTGTTGTTCGATCTGTGCGCGGGTGGGGTATGGGGTGACGGTGCCGTCGGGGTTTCGTCGGCCGAAGGTGAGGCCGGTGGTCGGGTCGGTGAGCAGGTCGTTGGGCCGGCGGTAGAGCGGGTATTGGTATTGGCCGGCGCGTTCGTAGGAGGCGGAGAAGACGGGGGAGTAGTAGCCGGTGAGGAGGACGCCGCCGTTGCCGTCCCAGCCGACGGAGGTGTAGACATCGAACTCGCGGTCGATTTGTTGGGCGGCTTGCCGCGGGTCGCCGGTGTTGGCGAGGATCCACTGGAGGGCCTGGGCGCTGGTACGGGCGTGGATGTGGCTGATGCCGCTGATGGGGAAGGTGCGCTGGCTGGAGGGCAGCGCGTACCAGGCGACGCTTCGTGAGAGGGACTCGGCGAAGCCGGGGTCGGCGAATTGTGCGGCGAGCTGGGTGAGGTCCGGGCGCTCGGTTGGGCTATTGACGAGGCGCAGCGCGGACTGGCCAGGGCGGAGCGCGCGGGCGTAGTCGGGCGGTGGCGGCGGCGGGCCGACGGGCCCGGGCGTGTTGCAGCCGACGAACAGTAAGGTCGAGAAGAGAAGCGCAATCCCTGCGGCGAGGCGCATCCCTGCGGTGCGGGCTATCATGGTCGCTCCCTGATCGTGGTGGTCGAAACCGCTACTAGGATACCCGACCGATGGGTGGGCATCTTGCCTATCTCTCCACAGGCCGGACGCCTGTGCCACTGGCCACGGAGCACTCCCCCTTGGGCGACGGTTTCTTCATCCAGAAGCTCTTCAGCGATGACCCGGGCGAGCGGTTCTTCTTCCTCGCGGCGGTCCTCACGGTCCTCGTGAGCATCGTGCTCCACGAGCTCGCGCACGGGTGGATGGCGATCAAGCTGGGCGACAACACGCCCAACCGGCTTGGCCGAATGACCGGCAACCCGCTGGTGCATATGGGCCCGTTCTCGATCTTCGCGCTGCTGCTGCTGGGGATCGCGTGGGGCCAGATGCCGATCGACCCGAGCCGGATGCGGGGCAAGTATGCCGAGGCGAAGGTGGCGTTCGCCGGGCCGGCGACGAACCTGTCGCTCGCGTTCCTGGCGCTGACCGCGCTGGGGCTGTGGAACCGGCTGGGCGGCGGGCCGACGAACGAGGAGATCCTGAAACTCACGAGTGTGGCCGGCAAGGGCTACATGCTGCTGAGGGTGTTTGGCCAGATGAACCTGCTGTTGTTCGTCTTTAACCTGCTGCCCGTGCCCCCGCTCGACGGCTCGCACATCCTGGCAAACTACCACAAGGGCTACGCCAACCTGCTGGGCGACCCGAGCAAGCAGGGCATCTTCCTCTTCGCGTTCATGTTCGCGTTCATGTTCGCGGGCGTGATCTTCGGGCCGGTGATGAAACTGGGCGGGAAGTATGTGTTGTTGGTGAGTGGGTGAACGCTAAACGGAGTTATCTCATGCTGAAACTTGCCGACTACAACAGACCGCCGGACTCGCGTACGGTGATAGTCCTCAAGGCAGCCGCACGCCGTGCGGCTTGGAACGCGGTGCATGGCCCGCCGCATCTGCGTGCGGGCCGCTTTCGGCCGGAGGATGATCCCGAATTGATGGAGAGAACGCGGAGGTGGTTTGCGGAGGAAAAGTGGGACTGATGCAGACACTTGCCGACAAGCTAGTTGCGATCGCTGGAGCGGTTGAGCCAAGCGAGGGCTACTTCGGCTACCTCGACCTTGTTGATGCGCTGGAATCTGATCCGGGCGCAATGGCGATGTTCCGTGCCTTGCTCAAAGGGGCGAAACCAGAAGAACTTGATTCGCTTGACGAAGTCGATGGCAAGTACGGGTGGATCGTCGGCGGTGCTGCTGACGCGCTTGACCTGTTGCCGGATGATCCGCGTAACTTCATGTCTGCGGAGCGAGCGAACCTGCTGGAAGACAGTGAGGTGCTTGGTGCGCTATGCGGGGCCTGCATTGTGAACGATGTCGAGACCGTCAAGCGGTTGGTCAAGCGGACCGATGTCAATCGCTTGGATCACAACAACCAGCTACCGCTGATGTATGCCGCCGGGAACGATCACCCGGACTGTGTCCGCATTCTGCTGGATCACGGCGCGGACCCAAACAAAGTGCAGAACTGGGGCAATACGCCTATGCACAGTTGCAGATCGAAGGATGTATTGAAGATGATGCTTGAAGCCGGTGGCCGAACAGATATAAAGAACGACCGTGGAGAGACAGTCATTGACCAGCTAAGGCTTTACGGTTGGATCGATTGGCTGCAAGATTGAAACTCAAATCCCCAACAACCGCTCGACAAAATTGATATCCGTGTCGTTGCTCAGGAAGCTGCCGTTCTTGAGGAGGCGTTGGTGCAGGGGGATGGTGGTCTTGGTGGGGGCGATCTCGAACTCGGCCAGGGCGCGGAGCATGATGCGGATGGCTTCGTCGCGGTCTTTGCCGTGGGTGATGAGCTTGCCGATCATCGAGTCGTAGTTGGGCGGGACGCGGTAGCCGGCGTGGGCGTGTGTGTCCATGCGGACGCCGCGGCCGCCGGGCGGGTTGAAGGTGTCGATCGTGCCGGCGCTGGGCGCGAAGTCGCGTGCGGGGTCCTCGGCGTTGATGCGGCACTCCATCGCGTGGCCGTTGATCTTGATGTCCTTCTGCTTGAACGAGAGCTCTTCGCCGGCGGCGACGCGGATGGTCTCCTTGACGATGTCGACGCCGGTGATGAGTTCGCTGACCGGGTGCTCGACCTGCACGCGGGTGTTGACCTCCATGAGGTAGAAGGTGTGCTTGGCGTCCATGAGGAACTCGACGGTGCCGGCGGTGTAGTAGCCGGCGGCCTTGCACATCTTCGCGGCGGACTTGCAGAGCTTGGTGCGTTCGTCCTGGGTGAGCACGGGGCAGGGCGCTTCTTCGATGAGCTTCTGCTTGCGGCGCTGCATGGTGCAGTCGCGTTCCCAGAGGTGGCAGACGTTGCCGTGCTTGTCGCCGAGGACCTGGACTTCGACGTGGCGTGCGTGCTCGATGAATTTTTCGACGTAGACGGTGCCGTCGCCGAACGCGGCCTTGGCTTCGGCGGAGGCCTGGTTGATGCCGGAGACGAGCGAGTTGTCGTTGTGGGCGACGCGCATGCCGCGGCCGCCCCCGCCGGCGGCGGCCTTGATCATGACGGGGTAGCCGATCTCCTTGGCGATCTTGAGCCCGTCTTTTTCGTTGGTGATCGCGCCCTTGGAGCCGGGCGAGGTCGGGACTTTGTTGGCGATGGCGAGCTGCTTGCACTGGACCTTATCGCCCAGGGTGTGCATGGCTTCGACGCTCGGGCCGATGAACTCGATGTTGCACGACCGGCAGACCTCGGCGAAGTGTGAGTTCTCGGCGAGGAAGCCGTAGCCGGGGTGGATGGCGTCGGCGTCGGCGATCTCGGCGGCGGCGATGAGCCGGGGGATGTTGAGGTAGGACTCGGCGGGCGACGGGTCGCCGATGCACACCGCGCGGTCGGCCATGCGCACGTGCTTGGAGTCCTTGTCGGCGGTCGAGTAGACGGCGACCGCCTCGACGCCCAGCTCGTGGGCGGCGCGGATGATGCGGACGGCGATCTCGCCACGGTTTGCGATCAGGATGCGGTCGAACATGGTGGAGTGGCTAGGGGTTAGGGCCTAGGGCCTGGGTGGCTTGGTTCAAGCCGTGGATGTCATGGAAGAGGCGGAGTAAAGATAAGGTGACCGGGGATTTTTTCCCGGGCGGAACGTCTGGATTGCGCGTCACGTGTTTCGTCGTGCCGGCGTCAAGCGTTGGCGTTCCAACCCAGGCCCTAGGCCCTAGCGCCTAACCCCTACGCAATCTCAAACAGCGGCTGGTCGAACTCGACGGCGTCGCCGTTGCTGAACAACACCTTGGTGATCGTGCCGGGCTGCTCGGCCTTGATCTCGTTGAAGACCTTCATGGCTTCGACGATGCAGACGACGGTGTCGGCCGAGACCTTGTCGCCGACCTTGACGAAGTCGTCGGCGTCGGGGCTGGGCGCGGTGTAGGCCGAGCCGACGATCGGGCTCTTGATGGTCTTGCCCGACGAAGGCGCAGGCGCGTCCCCCCCACCGCTTGCGGGTGCCGCGGCGGGTGCGGAAGTTGCCGGTGCCGCAGCGGGCGCCGGTGCGGCGGCAGGGCCCTGGACATATTGCACGGGCCCGCCCTCGCCGCCACGCTTGAGCGTGACCTGTTCTTTTTCGTCGGCCAGGTCGATGAGGTTCAGGTCGTTGTCGACCATGAGCCCGATGAGTTTCTCGAGTTTTTTTAGATCAATCATGGGGGTTCGCTCTTCGCAGGCAAGGGGCGGACAATCGTTGCGTCAAATGATCGACCATTCCAGCGAGGTCGGCAAGTCGCAGAGGTTGCGGTGGCCCTTGTCGGTCACGAGGATGTCGTCTTCGAGCCGGACCCCGCCCTTGGGGCCGAGGTAGATGCCCGGCTCGATGGTGATGACTTGGCCGGGCTCGAGGACGGTGTCGCTCTGCCCGATGCCGGGGGCTTCGTGGATGTTGAGCCCGATGCCGTGGCCCAGGCCGTGGTCGAGGGTGTAGCCGGCTTTCTTCAGGATGCCGCGTGAGCAGTCGTCGAGCTCGCGCAGCGCGACGCCCGGCGCAACCATGTCGATCGCGGCGAGCATCGCCTCTTCAACAACCTTGTAGATCTCGGCGATGTGTTTCTTGGGCTTGCCGAGGTTGATGACGCGTGTCATGTCCGAGCGGTAGCCCGCGACACAGGCGCCCCAGTCGATGAGGATCGACGAGTTCTTCTTGACCTTCCGGCTGCCGGGGATCGCGTGGCTGTGGCTGGCGTGGTCGTCAAACGCGACGATCGTGTCGAAGCCCGGCCCGTCCGCGCCCAGCGCCCGCATCCGGTACTCGAGGTACGCGCAGACCTCGTTCTCCGTCATGCCGACCTCCAGGAACTCGCGCGTCTCGAGGAAGGCCTGCTGCTGGATCTTCACGGCCTTGCGCAGCAGCCGCACCTCGCGGTCGTCTTTGACCGAGCGCTGCTGCAGGAGGCCGTCGTCGTAGTCCTTGATGCGTTTCGCGCCCAGGGCTTTGGCGATCTGCTTGCGGGTCGGGACGAGCATGTACTGCGCCTGGAGCCCGACGCGCTGGACGGAGCGCGGCAGCATGCGTGCGGCCGCGTCGGCGAGGGACTCGCGCTTCTTGTTTTTCGTGCCGCGCATGACGACGCGGACGTGCGGGGCCTCCTCGGGGATGTGGGCCTTGAAGCGGAGGTCGGAGAGAACGACGACCTTGCCGCCGCCGGCGGAGACGTAGCACCAGGAGTCGTCGCCGATGAACCCGGTGAGGTAGCGGATGTCGCGGGCGTTGGTGACGAGCATGCCGTCGAGCCCGTCGGCGCGGAGGCGCTGTCGCAGCAGCTTGACCCGTTGGGCCAGGTGCTCGGGAGTTTTCGGGGCGGCGGATTTACGCTTGGTCTTTGGGCTCATAGGCCGATGAGTGTAACGGCCCGTGCGACGCGCCGCCCGCCGATGCGCGGGCTGGATCGCCCCCGCCCGCGCGGGTCGCAGCGGCCCGCCAAGCGGTCTATACTCCATACAACCCGCGACCGACTTTTCCAGCAAAGCACCGGCCTTACCATGAGCGACAACGACCCCGGCACTCCTCCCCAGCTCCAGGTCGATTCGGACTGGAAGGCACAGGCCCAGGCCGAGAAGGCCAAACTCGCCGCCAAAGAGCAGCAGCGCAAGGCCCCCGCCCAGCCCGCGCCCGGCGCGAGCGCCCCGCGCGGCGCGGCGGCCCCCGAGGGCGAACGCTTCCCCCCCGCCGACTTCGCCGGGCTCATGAACATCTTCGTCTCCCAGACCGTCATGGCCCTGGGCGGTATGGCCCACCCGCAGACCGGCCAGCCCCACGTCGACCTCGACCTCGCGGGCCACTTCCTGGGCCTGCTCGGCGTCCTCGAAGACAAAACCAAAAACAACCTCAGCGACGACGACGCCAAACAGCTCGCAACAACCCTCTACGAGCTGCGCTCGTCCTACATCCAGATCTCCAACGCCTCACGCTCCCCCGCCACCGGCGGGCAGGGCCCGGGCATGTGACCCCCACGCGGACTGCTTGAAACCGCTATCAGGCCGAAGGAACGCATCTTGTCTGAACCAACGAACGCCGCCTCTTCCGCCGGGGGTGGGATGCAGGCGAAACACCACTTCCTGCTCCGCCGCCTGCACTCGCTCTCGGGCATCCTGCCTGTCGGGCTCTTCGTGTGCATGCACCTGTTCACCAACGCCCAGATGATCTGGGGCCAGGACGCCGGGCCCGCCGCCGAATCGACCTTCCAGCACGAAGTCGATTTCATCCACTCCATGCCCGCGCTGCTCTTTATCGAGATCACCCTCTGGGTCTCGATCGGCTTCCACGCCGCGCTCGGCTTCTGGTACACCTTCACCGGCAAGTCGAACGTCAAGTCCTACAAGTACGGCGGCAACTGGCGCTACCTCT
The sequence above is a segment of the Phycisphaeraceae bacterium D3-23 genome. Coding sequences within it:
- a CDS encoding lectin-like protein — protein: MTRLPTRVLLIALLAGVGGNAHADSDWEYYNGSWYQLVDSNPLTFWQAQSYAESLGGHLATIHSAEENAFVNSVVTNTHPNPIPTMNPWIGLYQPPGSPEPDGGYVWVTGEPVTYLNWREGSPSNGLNGAEDTARFYPYGIYNNAPPGMWNDVPGTSSNHYIIEYSEGNGNSLFANDIYEPLTTEVGPGNNPNLILGLPDHVAATGAGLADFTSNSPSNPTHPYGRVTVSFGGVAVDRPGDDIAIHYGNYSVGEDFEVYVINNGIRTYLGANSGGNPANASTVASFDLASAGINQAQYVQIVNTTPHAPSGHEGVDIDAVEIMSAWSTPTQPPGTIQPPCDASSVDFGDSTSAVVYTHGWATPQEDFIYTDSNDTDWHEMQLYLHGQFDGTDTSVIGYDWTASNGSEELLPLPIIEQTYVVPSVAASRAISEGHRLGCSIVNSDVTSVHLVAHSAGAWLIDAAADYIESNRPEIDVQVTFLDAFNTQFLIGELGDTADYAEHYVDRSPEDIGRLDVVDPILAEAILDMAEDHPMRQHFETVLRDGIGSYVYETTGSILEHAMNVVVTDVDGSPGSHILAPTQLNANHNWPVKWYATTISSPGGSWGFNQSVITGSLPEYGTFVDGIELVQGGSVALVGDVGPTLPPISFNSSQALSLESLPSYLSSTDLIEFDGATTTLRTDSSTRSDIPVWITSLVTLDGNFDSLFFTTDFTSLEGAEGLLSVYLDGTLLGTVDERIAFEDGYEYFFGLPIATAAGEYELAFRLDSFSTVDSEVVISDIYFASLFDLIEGDLDRDGFVGVSDLDILLANWGDSVSNYDLLSGDWTGDGLVNEADLNVVLANWGNGTPPGGNVPEPGTFAGLAVLLLCTSRRRRR
- a CDS encoding lysophospholipid acyltransferase family protein; amino-acid sequence: MPLLKHLQQRQPGHPLTRILWWHCCHALCVVWFAVCYRFRFFGQHHIPRTGPVLFVCNHQSMLDPIIAGIGSSHRQFYAMARKTLWNSKTLGLLMDSLNAIPVDQDKPDASTMKRCIDILKQNHALLIFPEGARTLTGQTEPFEPGLMLIIKRAKPTIIPVALEGAYECWPRTKKLPKPFGRITCQYGPPIPAETLLNQKPKQALEHLQQTVEALRLELAERMDGS
- the cmk gene encoding (d)CMP kinase, with translation MTSATPDQLIVTIDGPAGSGKSTLAQQLAALLGVDFLDTGAMYRGLAAKAIERGIDIAEEPYYVVELARNCPLHFDWATDPPRLYVRDTDMTDRLRDMDVSNAVSDVAKLAGVRQVLVENQRRIGREHPRLVTEGRDQGSVVFPDAQVKFYLDANPAVRARRRADQLRQMGKPANVDAIRRNILERDHKDAARADGPLICPDNAINIDTSDMTLDQVLAELHRHVKEKAKVGV
- a CDS encoding MltA domain-containing protein is translated as MIARTAGMRLAAGIALLFSTLLFVGCNTPGPVGPPPPPPDYARALRPGQSALRLVNSPTERPDLTQLAAQFADPGFAESLSRSVAWYALPSSQRTFPISGISHIHARTSAQALQWILANTGDPRQAAQQIDREFDVYTSVGWDGNGGVLLTGYYSPVFSASYERAGQYQYPLYRRPNDLLTDPTTGLTFGRRNPDGTVTPYPTRAQIEQQNLLQGGELVYLPSRLDAYTIEVNGSAKLNMTDGTELLVGYDGNNGYDYTSIGRQLVADGKLDANTVSMPTIRRFFQQNPAELERYIQRNDRFIFFKEYDATDWPAGSLGFRVEGRRSLATDKEVYPPGAVVLVRTQRTNNGGPINQLMLDQDTGGAIRAPGRADLYFGIGPVAEEQAGVLAIEGRLYYLFLKRELVQGWHNRLR
- a CDS encoding site-2 protease family protein → MGDGFFIQKLFSDDPGERFFFLAAVLTVLVSIVLHELAHGWMAIKLGDNTPNRLGRMTGNPLVHMGPFSIFALLLLGIAWGQMPIDPSRMRGKYAEAKVAFAGPATNLSLAFLALTALGLWNRLGGGPTNEEILKLTSVAGKGYMLLRVFGQMNLLLFVFNLLPVPPLDGSHILANYHKGYANLLGDPSKQGIFLFAFMFAFMFAGVIFGPVMKLGGKYVLLVSG
- a CDS encoding ankyrin repeat domain-containing protein, producing the protein MQTLADKLVAIAGAVEPSEGYFGYLDLVDALESDPGAMAMFRALLKGAKPEELDSLDEVDGKYGWIVGGAADALDLLPDDPRNFMSAERANLLEDSEVLGALCGACIVNDVETVKRLVKRTDVNRLDHNNQLPLMYAAGNDHPDCVRILLDHGADPNKVQNWGNTPMHSCRSKDVLKMMLEAGGRTDIKNDRGETVIDQLRLYGWIDWLQD